The following proteins are encoded in a genomic region of Clarias gariepinus isolate MV-2021 ecotype Netherlands chromosome 12, CGAR_prim_01v2, whole genome shotgun sequence:
- the ovch1 gene encoding ovochymase-1 isoform X4 yields MFGIICLVFVVINSGVAGKITTLDRTLVYNGNTSLYGVRTFRQKDREEAGPRIVGGKEAWLHSWPWQVVLSCADVPVCGGAILNMYWILTASHCFRRNARESFWEVWAGKHDLDNDTESCQQNVKVAKIITHEDYNSITKQHDIALLRLHTPLVFDECVRPVSPWSGDLPSLKRCTITGWGSTTQGGPHANRLQEANITILKFDTCVRFYGGIIRPSMVCAGEMAGGLDACQGDSGGPLSCFTGTQYEVAGIVSWGVGCGHAQKPGVYTKVAFYIQWINSIIGRFGADGSWKVLTDVSEDGLETPYLIYIFVQYLCIVKILDLH; encoded by the exons ATGTTTGGTATTATCTGCCTCGTTTTTGTGGTGATTAACTCTGGAGTTG CTGGCAAGATTACCACTCTGGATAGAACTCTGGTGTATAATGGAAACACCAGTTTATATG GGGTGAGAACTTTCCGTCAGAAGGACAGGGAGGAGGCGGGGCCACGGATTGTGGGtgggaaggaggcgtggcttcacTCATGGCCTTGGCAGGTAGTGCTGAGTTGTGCTGATGTGCCAGTCTGTGGTGGTGCCATCCTTAACATGTACTGGATCCTCACAGCCAGCCACTGTTTCAGAAG AAATGCTAGAGAATCATTCTGGGAAGTGTGGGCTGGGAAACACGATCTGGACAATGACACTGAGTCCTGCCAACag AATGTCAAAGTGGCTAAAATCATAACTCACGAggactataacagcataaccaAACAGCACGACATCGCCCTTCTGAGACTGCACACCCCCCTGGTGTTTGACGAGTGTGTGAGGCCCGTTTCTCCCTGGAGCGGAGACTTGCCTTCGCTGAAGCGATGCACCATTACAGGCTGGGGCTCCACCACTCAGG GTGGTCCCCATGCCAACAGGCTTCAAGAGGCCAACATTACTATACTGAAGTTTGATACTTGTGTCAGATTTTATGGAGGGATTATCCGTCCCTCCATGGTGTGTGCTGGAGAGATGGCGGGAGGTTTGGACGCATGTCAG GGGGATTCTGGGGGTCCCCTGTCATGCTTCACCGGAACGCAATATGAAGTTGCTGGAATCGTTAGCTGGGGAGTGGGCTGTGGTCATGCTCAGAAGCCAGGAGTTTATACCAAAGTTGCTTTTTACATCCAGTGGATAAACTCCATTATTG GTCGATTTGGAGCCGATGGCTCGTGGAAGGTGTTAACAG ATGTTTCAGAAGACGGACTGGAGACgccatatttaatatatatatttgtgcaaTACCTTTGTATTGTCAAAATACTGGATTTACATTGA
- the ovch1 gene encoding ovochymase-1 isoform X1 translates to MFGIICLVFVVINSGVAGKITTLDRTLVYNGNTSLYGVRTFRQKDREEAGPRIVGGKEAWLHSWPWQVVLSCADVPVCGGAILNMYWILTASHCFRRNARESFWEVWAGKHDLDNDTESCQQNVKVAKIITHEDYNSITKQHDIALLRLHTPLVFDECVRPVSPWSGDLPSLKRCTITGWGSTTQGGPHANRLQEANITILKFDTCVRFYGGIIRPSMVCAGEMAGGLDACQGDSGGPLSCFTGTQYEVAGIVSWGVGCGHAQKPGVYTKVAFYIQWINSIIGGRFGADGSWKVLTDMPIISSLDVSEDGLETPYLIYIFVQYLCIVKILDLH, encoded by the exons ATGTTTGGTATTATCTGCCTCGTTTTTGTGGTGATTAACTCTGGAGTTG CTGGCAAGATTACCACTCTGGATAGAACTCTGGTGTATAATGGAAACACCAGTTTATATG GGGTGAGAACTTTCCGTCAGAAGGACAGGGAGGAGGCGGGGCCACGGATTGTGGGtgggaaggaggcgtggcttcacTCATGGCCTTGGCAGGTAGTGCTGAGTTGTGCTGATGTGCCAGTCTGTGGTGGTGCCATCCTTAACATGTACTGGATCCTCACAGCCAGCCACTGTTTCAGAAG AAATGCTAGAGAATCATTCTGGGAAGTGTGGGCTGGGAAACACGATCTGGACAATGACACTGAGTCCTGCCAACag AATGTCAAAGTGGCTAAAATCATAACTCACGAggactataacagcataaccaAACAGCACGACATCGCCCTTCTGAGACTGCACACCCCCCTGGTGTTTGACGAGTGTGTGAGGCCCGTTTCTCCCTGGAGCGGAGACTTGCCTTCGCTGAAGCGATGCACCATTACAGGCTGGGGCTCCACCACTCAGG GTGGTCCCCATGCCAACAGGCTTCAAGAGGCCAACATTACTATACTGAAGTTTGATACTTGTGTCAGATTTTATGGAGGGATTATCCGTCCCTCCATGGTGTGTGCTGGAGAGATGGCGGGAGGTTTGGACGCATGTCAG GGGGATTCTGGGGGTCCCCTGTCATGCTTCACCGGAACGCAATATGAAGTTGCTGGAATCGTTAGCTGGGGAGTGGGCTGTGGTCATGCTCAGAAGCCAGGAGTTTATACCAAAGTTGCTTTTTACATCCAGTGGATAAACTCCATTATTGGTG GTCGATTTGGAGCCGATGGCTCGTGGAAGGTGTTAACAG ATATGCCTATTATTTCTTCTTTAGATGTTTCAGAAGACGGACTGGAGACgccatatttaatatatatatttgtgcaaTACCTTTGTATTGTCAAAATACTGGATTTACATTGA
- the ovch1 gene encoding ovochymase-1 isoform X3 encodes MFGIICLVFVVINSGVAGKITTLDRTLVYNGNTSLYGVRTFRQKDREEAGPRIVGGKEAWLHSWPWQVVLSCADVPVCGGAILNMYWILTASHCFRRNARESFWEVWAGKHDLDNDTESCQQNVKVAKIITHEDYNSITKQHDIALLRLHTPLVFDECVRPVSPWSGDLPSLKRCTITGWGSTTQGGPHANRLQEANITILKFDTCVRFYGGIIRPSMVCAGEMAGGLDACQGDSGGPLSCFTGTQYEVAGIVSWGVGCGHAQKPGVYTKVAFYIQWINSIIGGRFGADGSWKVLTDVSEDGLETPYLIYIFVQYLCIVKILDLH; translated from the exons ATGTTTGGTATTATCTGCCTCGTTTTTGTGGTGATTAACTCTGGAGTTG CTGGCAAGATTACCACTCTGGATAGAACTCTGGTGTATAATGGAAACACCAGTTTATATG GGGTGAGAACTTTCCGTCAGAAGGACAGGGAGGAGGCGGGGCCACGGATTGTGGGtgggaaggaggcgtggcttcacTCATGGCCTTGGCAGGTAGTGCTGAGTTGTGCTGATGTGCCAGTCTGTGGTGGTGCCATCCTTAACATGTACTGGATCCTCACAGCCAGCCACTGTTTCAGAAG AAATGCTAGAGAATCATTCTGGGAAGTGTGGGCTGGGAAACACGATCTGGACAATGACACTGAGTCCTGCCAACag AATGTCAAAGTGGCTAAAATCATAACTCACGAggactataacagcataaccaAACAGCACGACATCGCCCTTCTGAGACTGCACACCCCCCTGGTGTTTGACGAGTGTGTGAGGCCCGTTTCTCCCTGGAGCGGAGACTTGCCTTCGCTGAAGCGATGCACCATTACAGGCTGGGGCTCCACCACTCAGG GTGGTCCCCATGCCAACAGGCTTCAAGAGGCCAACATTACTATACTGAAGTTTGATACTTGTGTCAGATTTTATGGAGGGATTATCCGTCCCTCCATGGTGTGTGCTGGAGAGATGGCGGGAGGTTTGGACGCATGTCAG GGGGATTCTGGGGGTCCCCTGTCATGCTTCACCGGAACGCAATATGAAGTTGCTGGAATCGTTAGCTGGGGAGTGGGCTGTGGTCATGCTCAGAAGCCAGGAGTTTATACCAAAGTTGCTTTTTACATCCAGTGGATAAACTCCATTATTGGTG GTCGATTTGGAGCCGATGGCTCGTGGAAGGTGTTAACAG ATGTTTCAGAAGACGGACTGGAGACgccatatttaatatatatatttgtgcaaTACCTTTGTATTGTCAAAATACTGGATTTACATTGA
- the ovch1 gene encoding ovochymase-1 isoform X2, whose product MFGIICLVFVVINSGVAGKITTLDRTLVYNGNTSLYGVRTFRQKDREEAGPRIVGGKEAWLHSWPWQVVLSCADVPVCGGAILNMYWILTASHCFRRNARESFWEVWAGKHDLDNDTESCQQNVKVAKIITHEDYNSITKQHDIALLRLHTPLVFDECVRPVSPWSGDLPSLKRCTITGWGSTTQGGPHANRLQEANITILKFDTCVRFYGGIIRPSMVCAGEMAGGLDACQGDSGGPLSCFTGTQYEVAGIVSWGVGCGHAQKPGVYTKVAFYIQWINSIIGRFGADGSWKVLTDMPIISSLDVSEDGLETPYLIYIFVQYLCIVKILDLH is encoded by the exons ATGTTTGGTATTATCTGCCTCGTTTTTGTGGTGATTAACTCTGGAGTTG CTGGCAAGATTACCACTCTGGATAGAACTCTGGTGTATAATGGAAACACCAGTTTATATG GGGTGAGAACTTTCCGTCAGAAGGACAGGGAGGAGGCGGGGCCACGGATTGTGGGtgggaaggaggcgtggcttcacTCATGGCCTTGGCAGGTAGTGCTGAGTTGTGCTGATGTGCCAGTCTGTGGTGGTGCCATCCTTAACATGTACTGGATCCTCACAGCCAGCCACTGTTTCAGAAG AAATGCTAGAGAATCATTCTGGGAAGTGTGGGCTGGGAAACACGATCTGGACAATGACACTGAGTCCTGCCAACag AATGTCAAAGTGGCTAAAATCATAACTCACGAggactataacagcataaccaAACAGCACGACATCGCCCTTCTGAGACTGCACACCCCCCTGGTGTTTGACGAGTGTGTGAGGCCCGTTTCTCCCTGGAGCGGAGACTTGCCTTCGCTGAAGCGATGCACCATTACAGGCTGGGGCTCCACCACTCAGG GTGGTCCCCATGCCAACAGGCTTCAAGAGGCCAACATTACTATACTGAAGTTTGATACTTGTGTCAGATTTTATGGAGGGATTATCCGTCCCTCCATGGTGTGTGCTGGAGAGATGGCGGGAGGTTTGGACGCATGTCAG GGGGATTCTGGGGGTCCCCTGTCATGCTTCACCGGAACGCAATATGAAGTTGCTGGAATCGTTAGCTGGGGAGTGGGCTGTGGTCATGCTCAGAAGCCAGGAGTTTATACCAAAGTTGCTTTTTACATCCAGTGGATAAACTCCATTATTG GTCGATTTGGAGCCGATGGCTCGTGGAAGGTGTTAACAG ATATGCCTATTATTTCTTCTTTAGATGTTTCAGAAGACGGACTGGAGACgccatatttaatatatatatttgtgcaaTACCTTTGTATTGTCAAAATACTGGATTTACATTGA